A stretch of Arachis hypogaea cultivar Tifrunner chromosome 15, arahy.Tifrunner.gnm2.J5K5, whole genome shotgun sequence DNA encodes these proteins:
- the LOC112751149 gene encoding cytochrome P450 CYP736A12-like translates to MLPQVLAIPAVILLVLFTFIILSPFVLNPANGSTKKLPPGPKPLPIIGNLHILGKLPHRTLEALATKYGPIMSLKLGQVPVVVVSSPEVAELVLKTHDLVFANRPKVQVVETLSYGRKGLVFTEYGGYWRNVRKLCTLQLLSASKVEMFGPLRKKELGVLVNTLKKASDSCEVVDLSQMIGEFAENITFNMILGRSKDNRFDLKGLIHEIMFLVGAFNLADYVPILGSFDLQGLKRRTKKASKAIDEALEHIINDHDHPSSAESPQHNKDFIDILLSYMNQPMDPHDHEQRHVVGRTNIKAIVLDLIAGAYDTSSTAIEWTMSELFKNPRTMKKLQNEIEGLVGMNRRVEENDLKKLPYLDMVVKEILRLYPVGPFLVPHESTEDVTINGYFIEKNTRIMVNAWAIGRDPRVWSENSDMFFPERFENNDVDVKGHDFRLIPFGSGRRGCPGMNMGLTTTKITIAQLVHCFSWELPLGMTPENLDMTEKFRLSIPRSKHLLCRPTYRLLSDA, encoded by the exons ATGCTACCACAAGTATTAGCTATCCCTGCAGTAATTCTCCTTGTGTTATTCACATTCATCATTCTATCACCATTTGTGTTGAATCCAGCAAATGGGAGTACCAAAAAACTCCCACCAGGTCCAAAACCTTTACCAATTATTGGTAACCTTCACATCTTAGGAAAACTCCCACATCGCACCCTTGAGGCCCTTGCCACTAAATATGGACCCATAATGTCCCTAAAGTTAGGACAAGTCCCTGTGGTTGTGGTTTCTTCTCCAGAAGTTGCTGAGCTCGTTCTGAAAACTCATGACTTGGTTTTCGCAAACCGCCCTAAGGTTCAG GTAGTAGAAACTCTTTCTTATGGCCGAAAGGGGTTGGTATTTACGGAGTACGGTGGTTATTGGCGCAACGTGAGGAAGTTGTGCACCTTGCAACTTCTAAGTGCATCAAAGGTTGAGATGTTTGGTCCTTTGAGAAAGAAGGAGTTGGGAGTGTTGGTGAATACACTTAAGAAGGCTTCGGATTCATGTGAGGTTGTGGATCTTAGTCAGATGATTGGGGAGTTTGCTGAAAATATCACTTTTAACATGATATTGGGTCGTAGCAAGGATAATCGGTTTGACCTCAAGGGCCTCATTCATGAGATTATGTTCTTGGTTGGTGCCTTCAATCTTGCAGATTATGTGCCTATCTTAGGTTCATTTGATCTTCAG GGACtaaaaagaagaacaaagaaagcAAGCAAGGCCATTGATGAAGCATTAGAGCACATCATCAATGATCACGATCACCCATCATCAGCTGAATCTCCACAACATAACAAGGATTTTATAGACATATTACTCAGCTACATGAATCAACCAATGGacccacatgatcatgaacaaaGACATGTAGTTGGGAGAACCAATATAAAGGCTATCGTATTAGACTTAATTGCTGGAGCATACGACACTTCTTCAACCGCAATTGAATGGACTATGTCAGAGCTCTTTAAAAATCCAAGAACAATGAAGAAACTTCAAAATGAGATTGAAGGCCTTGTGGGAATGAATAGACGAGTGGAAGAAAATGACTTAAAAAAATTGCCTTACCTTGACATGGTTGTGAAGGAGATATTACGATTATACCCTGTTGGGCCATTTCTTGTGCCGCACGAGTCTACAGAAGATGTTACCATAAATGGTTATTTTATAGAGAAAAATACACGGATCATGGTGAATGCATGGGCAATAGGGAGAGATCCAAGAGTTTGGTCAGAAAATAGTGACATGTTTTTTCCAGAAAGATTTGAGAACAACGATGTAGATGTTAAGGGGCATGATTTTAGACTCATACCATTTGGGTCAGGTCGTAGAGGGTGTCCTGGGATGAATATGGGTTTAACTACCACTAAGATTACTATAGCACAATTAGTGCATTGTTTTAGTTGGGAACTTCCATTGGGTATGACTCCAGAGAATTTAGATATGACTGAGAAATTTAGACTCTCTATACCAAGAAGTAAGCACTTACTATGTAGGCCAACTTATCGCCTACTTAGTGACGCTTAA